A window from Aerococcus sp. Group 1 encodes these proteins:
- a CDS encoding YveK family protein — protein MKQYKGRSLASFFRGLKRQWLFIFLGILLGIVVASAYNFLWAEAEYASQTQIVVTPKDSDKDKADEKKAGLKTYDDLLHTPLILQPVAQAHQRDVETLSENIHLEADQQSAVFNVIVTDDNASQAQGLASDISKEFIQQLPQVLAVDKVTLLSPASYNEKPVSPNYGLNLLLGAVLGGLISLVIQAIRVLNDDTVRSQAVVEEMGWSLIGVLPQMSEESIEVTRFKRRYRSQDDNDETKRRI, from the coding sequence ATGAAGCAGTACAAAGGACGATCATTGGCTTCTTTTTTCCGGGGGCTTAAGCGGCAGTGGCTGTTTATCTTCTTAGGGATCCTGCTTGGGATCGTGGTGGCCAGTGCTTATAATTTCTTATGGGCAGAGGCAGAATACGCCTCACAAACTCAAATCGTGGTCACCCCTAAGGACAGTGATAAGGACAAGGCGGACGAAAAGAAAGCGGGCTTAAAAACCTACGACGACCTGCTCCATACGCCACTTATCTTACAACCAGTGGCCCAAGCTCATCAAAGGGACGTTGAAACTTTGAGTGAGAATATCCATTTAGAAGCTGATCAACAATCGGCAGTCTTTAACGTCATTGTGACAGATGACAATGCTAGTCAAGCGCAAGGCTTGGCCTCCGATATTAGTAAAGAATTTATCCAACAACTACCCCAAGTCCTCGCTGTTGACAAAGTAACCTTATTAAGCCCAGCCAGCTATAATGAGAAACCGGTTAGTCCCAATTACGGGTTGAATCTCCTCTTAGGAGCTGTACTCGGAGGCTTAATCAGTCTAGTCATCCAAGCGATTCGGGTGCTTAACGACGACACGGTACGGAGTCAAGCTGTGGTTGAAGAAATGGGTTGGTCCTTAATTGGCGTCTTACCGCAAATGAGTGAGGAGTCCATTGAGGTGACCCGCTTTAAACGTCGTTACAGAAGCCAGGATGACAATGATGAGACCAAACGGCGAATTTAG
- a CDS encoding CpsB/CapC family capsule biosynthesis tyrosine phosphatase codes for MLVDMACHIAKVDHTDSNKEQLAMANTIWQSGVTHVLATASYPTDPAATGGDLVQAAEAFQEDLDRRGIALMVYPGQIIDLAQAISWDDLSQDILYVDLNQRYVLVKLNQEDPQRYFEPLLFEWLKHDIRPVLVQIEENQPLMRDIEQVYQWVDQGCYTALTAGNLLGRQGKQVKKQCHYLLEAGLAHLLGSFSTASDDYQLRQAFAALENRYGQSISFDIQQNARALINGDPLIDHFQIKKKKRFWFF; via the coding sequence ATGTTAGTGGATATGGCCTGTCACATTGCCAAAGTGGATCATACAGACTCTAATAAAGAGCAATTAGCCATGGCTAATACCATTTGGCAAAGTGGTGTGACCCATGTCCTAGCCACTGCTTCCTATCCGACTGATCCAGCAGCTACTGGGGGGGACTTAGTACAGGCCGCCGAAGCTTTTCAAGAGGACTTAGACCGGCGAGGGATTGCCTTAATGGTTTACCCGGGTCAGATTATTGACTTAGCCCAGGCAATTTCCTGGGATGACTTATCCCAAGATATTCTCTATGTTGATCTCAACCAGCGTTATGTTCTAGTTAAATTAAATCAAGAGGATCCCCAGCGCTACTTTGAACCCTTACTTTTCGAATGGTTGAAGCATGATATCCGCCCAGTCTTAGTCCAAATTGAGGAAAACCAGCCCCTCATGCGCGATATTGAACAAGTTTATCAGTGGGTTGACCAGGGTTGCTACACGGCCTTGACGGCGGGAAATTTACTAGGCCGCCAGGGCAAGCAAGTAAAGAAACAGTGCCATTACTTATTGGAAGCCGGTTTGGCCCACCTGCTAGGAAGTTTCTCCACTGCTAGTGACGACTACCAATTACGCCAAGCTTTTGCTGCTTTGGAAAACCGCTATGGACAGAGCATTAGCTTTGATATCCAGCAGAATGCCAGGGCTTTGATTAATGGGGATCCTTTAATCGACCATTTTCAAATTAAAAAGAAAAAGCGTTTCTGGTTCTTCTAG
- a CDS encoding 8-oxo-dGTP diphosphatase encodes MQLTSLVYLERDERFLMLHRIKKAHDINQGKWVGIGGKFELGEAPLECAKREVKEETGWELEAAEFRGVVTFIYADDEPMYIFVYMGTLASDEVRENDEGVMAWIPKDEVLDLPLWEGDRLFLEPLMTSDELFDIKVVYDENSQLLAYEDNRQ; translated from the coding sequence ATGCAATTAACCAGTTTAGTCTATTTGGAGCGTGATGAGCGCTTTTTAATGTTACACCGTATCAAGAAGGCACATGATATCAACCAGGGTAAATGGGTTGGCATTGGGGGAAAGTTCGAACTAGGAGAAGCTCCCTTAGAATGTGCTAAGCGGGAAGTAAAAGAAGAGACCGGCTGGGAACTTGAAGCAGCAGAATTTCGCGGTGTCGTTACCTTTATCTATGCCGATGATGAGCCGATGTATATTTTTGTTTATATGGGAACCCTAGCTAGTGATGAGGTCAGGGAGAATGATGAAGGGGTTATGGCTTGGATCCCTAAAGATGAAGTCTTAGACCTCCCGCTGTGGGAAGGCGACCGCTTATTCTTAGAGCCCTTAATGACTAGCGATGAGCTGTTTGATATTAAGGTAGTATACGATGAAAACAGCCAGCTACTGGCTTATGAGGATAACCGTCAATAA
- a CDS encoding DegV family protein: protein MKAAILTDSTATLNDRLLNHPDIYYVSLQLHFSSGETFIESEDRSILPEFYHRLKNAKELPKTSQPRPQDFYAIYEELVDKGYDTVFFIPLSAVLSGTSQTGQSVASEFEDQIKTYVIDTGRAATPLRYLVSQALDLVEAGAEPEEVVAKIKWLNAHTTIWALVGDINNLVKGGRASRAQGLLGSLLKIVPLIEFDQEGNISVLAKVRTKRKALMKLADAFIEEAKKYSQGYKGTIAHADDESGAKELADLIREKLPDIDIEFDWLTPVVGTHGGTGTLATAVLPSLKNYLLTK, encoded by the coding sequence ATGAAAGCAGCAATTTTAACCGATTCTACGGCGACACTCAATGATCGCTTGCTTAATCATCCCGATATTTACTATGTTTCTTTACAGCTCCATTTTTCCTCAGGAGAGACTTTTATTGAGAGTGAAGACCGTAGCATCTTACCGGAATTTTATCATCGCTTGAAAAATGCCAAAGAGCTACCTAAGACTTCTCAACCCCGCCCCCAAGACTTCTATGCAATTTATGAAGAATTAGTGGACAAGGGTTACGATACCGTCTTCTTTATTCCCTTGAGTGCTGTGTTAAGTGGGACTAGCCAAACCGGGCAATCGGTAGCTAGTGAATTTGAAGACCAAATTAAAACTTATGTGATTGATACAGGTCGGGCAGCAACGCCTCTGCGTTACCTGGTGAGTCAGGCTTTAGATTTAGTGGAAGCTGGCGCTGAGCCTGAAGAAGTGGTGGCTAAGATTAAATGGCTAAATGCACACACTACCATCTGGGCTTTAGTAGGAGATATTAATAACTTAGTTAAAGGCGGCAGAGCTTCACGGGCTCAAGGTTTACTGGGGTCTTTATTAAAAATCGTTCCCTTGATTGAATTTGACCAAGAAGGAAATATTTCCGTCTTAGCCAAGGTGCGGACCAAACGTAAGGCCTTAATGAAGTTAGCTGATGCCTTTATCGAAGAAGCCAAGAAATATTCTCAGGGCTATAAAGGGACCATTGCCCATGCTGATGATGAATCAGGGGCTAAAGAGCTGGCTGATTTAATCCGCGAGAAATTACCAGACATTGACATTGAATTTGATTGGTTAACCCCAGTAGTGGGGACTCACGGGGGGACAGGTACCCTAGCCACAGCCGTATTACCAAGTTTAAAGAATTATTTACTCACTAAATAA
- a CDS encoding DegV family protein: MKTAIITDSTAALPESLAKHPDVYQVYLQINLPDGSTMTDTSDSDQVTAYYHSLASMKTLPRTSQPSMGVVVQVMDDLVAKGYDEVLIMTFPSALSGTFSNCQSVAQDYQDRLSVYLMDTRQTSISLAYLVEVALDLIETGKLSLAEIVDLLKQLDEAMVVYVIVGNLDNLVKGGRASKGMALLGNLLKIFPIVRIERNGALEMVEKVRTQKKALKRMEELMEKEMTAYPEGLELALITTPDSLLAEEFEQMIAKDESRYPIRYGLIPPVIGTHLGCNSVAFCVLPKVENFKL, translated from the coding sequence ATGAAAACTGCAATTATTACCGATAGTACAGCGGCCTTACCGGAATCTTTAGCCAAACACCCAGATGTTTACCAAGTCTATTTACAAATTAATTTACCTGATGGTTCAACAATGACTGACACCAGCGATAGCGACCAAGTGACTGCTTATTATCACAGCTTGGCATCCATGAAAACTTTACCAAGAACCTCCCAACCCAGCATGGGGGTAGTGGTTCAAGTGATGGATGACCTAGTAGCCAAGGGTTATGATGAGGTATTAATCATGACCTTCCCTTCGGCTTTGAGTGGAACCTTTTCAAATTGTCAAAGCGTGGCCCAAGATTACCAAGACCGTCTATCTGTTTATTTGATGGACACTCGGCAGACTTCCATTTCCCTAGCTTACTTGGTTGAAGTCGCTTTAGACTTGATCGAGACTGGGAAATTATCGCTAGCTGAGATTGTTGACCTTTTGAAGCAGTTGGATGAGGCTATGGTGGTCTATGTCATCGTTGGAAATCTTGATAACCTTGTCAAAGGGGGGCGAGCAAGTAAGGGAATGGCGCTCTTAGGCAATTTATTGAAGATATTCCCCATTGTCCGAATCGAACGCAATGGTGCCTTGGAAATGGTCGAAAAAGTCCGTACCCAAAAGAAGGCCCTCAAACGGATGGAGGAATTAATGGAAAAAGAGATGACTGCTTATCCAGAGGGCTTAGAATTAGCTCTCATCACTACTCCAGATAGTCTTTTAGCCGAGGAGTTCGAACAAATGATTGCCAAGGATGAAAGCCGATATCCTATCCGTTATGGCTTGATTCCTCCTGTAATTGGCACCCACTTGGGTTGTAATAGTGTCGCTTTTTGTGTGCTTCCCAAGGTTGAAAATTTTAAGTTATAA
- a CDS encoding GMP reductase, giving the protein MQTFDYEQVQLIPAKCIVQSRSECDTGIQFGPHKFKIPVVPANMQTVLNESLAEKLAANGYFYIMHRFEPEKRLDFIRRMNQKGLYASVSVGVKPEEYDFIDEVKESGEKVDYITIDIAHGHSHTVIDMIKYIKKQLPNAFVIAGNIATPEAVRDLENAGADATKVGVGPGRVCITKIKTGFGTAGWQLAAIRLCAKAARKPIIADGGIRTHGDIAKSFRFGASMVMIGSLLAAHEESPGEEVIQNGQKYKEYFGSASEFQKGEYKNVEGKKILIESRGSIFKTLKEMQEDLQSSISYAGGRDLGALRTVDYVVIPSIYNGD; this is encoded by the coding sequence ATGCAAACTTTTGATTATGAGCAAGTCCAGTTAATCCCTGCTAAATGTATTGTACAGAGCCGGTCGGAATGTGATACGGGTATTCAATTTGGACCTCATAAGTTCAAGATTCCGGTTGTCCCTGCTAATATGCAAACGGTCCTTAATGAATCCTTAGCCGAAAAACTAGCTGCTAATGGGTATTTCTACATTATGCACCGTTTTGAACCGGAAAAACGTTTAGATTTCATCCGTCGTATGAACCAAAAAGGACTTTATGCTTCTGTCAGTGTTGGGGTTAAGCCTGAAGAATATGACTTTATCGATGAAGTGAAAGAATCAGGTGAAAAGGTAGATTATATCACTATTGATATTGCCCATGGTCACTCCCATACGGTTATTGATATGATTAAATATATCAAGAAACAATTGCCTAATGCCTTTGTTATTGCAGGTAATATTGCCACTCCAGAAGCCGTCCGTGACTTAGAAAATGCTGGCGCTGACGCTACTAAGGTTGGTGTGGGACCAGGTCGGGTATGTATTACTAAAATTAAAACTGGTTTTGGGACAGCTGGCTGGCAATTAGCCGCCATTCGCCTTTGTGCAAAGGCAGCCCGTAAGCCAATTATTGCTGACGGGGGTATCCGTACCCATGGTGACATTGCTAAGAGCTTCCGCTTTGGCGCTTCGATGGTGATGATTGGCTCCTTACTAGCAGCCCATGAAGAATCACCAGGTGAAGAAGTCATTCAAAATGGACAAAAATATAAGGAATATTTTGGCTCTGCTTCCGAATTTCAAAAGGGAGAATATAAGAATGTCGAAGGCAAGAAAATTTTAATTGAAAGCCGCGGCAGCATCTTCAAAACCTTGAAAGAAATGCAAGAAGACTTACAAAGTAGTATTTCTTATGCAGGTGGTAGGGATTTAGGTGCATTACGCACAGTGGACTACGTGGTCATTCCAAGCATCTATAATGGAGATTAA
- the coaD gene encoding pantetheine-phosphate adenylyltransferase, protein MGIRNALYAGSFDPMTKGHVDMIERASRIFDTLYVAVAVNTTKQALFSDEEKLDLAKEALAGLDNVEVMRLTGGLTIDLAKSLNCCALIRGVRNVKDFEYETNIALMNKLQADDVETLLMLSDEKYRFVSSSLIKETAYFGGDVSALVPECVNQAIIAKFKKEHEKD, encoded by the coding sequence ATGGGCATTAGAAATGCACTATACGCTGGTAGTTTTGATCCAATGACTAAAGGACACGTCGATATGATTGAACGCGCTAGTCGTATTTTTGATACCCTCTATGTTGCTGTAGCAGTGAATACCACTAAACAAGCCCTCTTTAGCGATGAAGAAAAATTAGACCTGGCTAAAGAAGCCTTAGCTGGGTTGGATAATGTGGAAGTCATGCGTCTTACGGGGGGGTTGACTATTGACTTAGCCAAATCTCTGAATTGCTGTGCCCTCATTCGTGGCGTTCGCAATGTCAAAGACTTTGAGTATGAGACTAACATTGCCTTGATGAATAAACTGCAAGCGGATGATGTCGAAACCTTACTCATGCTGTCGGACGAAAAATATCGTTTCGTTTCTTCTAGCCTCATCAAAGAAACTGCCTATTTTGGTGGCGATGTGTCTGCCTTAGTGCCTGAATGTGTCAATCAAGCTATTATTGCTAAATTCAAGAAAGAACACGAAAAAGATTAA
- a CDS encoding LCP family protein — MKQSSIQENRRSYRHHQPDDDKNKGKARKIFKGLGLVLGIIVVVFIIRLAFNFFNFSGAIYQNVDRENMRDSRISLRDGDPVNILLEGIDNGALMYENVKDGRSDVMMVITINPKQGKSTILSLPRDTLAPQGKTNDFNKLNHAYMNGGMEDSINSIQRFLDVPIDHYVEVNMQGFIDIIDGMGGIEITSPMTFEQDGVSFTEGETRTLSGKEAMMYVRMRKMDPEGDIGRQKRQQQLVQAVIDRLLSMDTVFNYEEILNTLGDNLRTDLRPNDMLALQQNYLQALKNPIHLVFDDWLDLNLTFGWYLAIEEEDRIRMSNRIRALLELEPTQSAIVYPVSFNIPPVYFPVSDLNGNGILEDEEMAIKPGVYEKDKLDRLIEKEFGEEGLNYEAQNQPQVDDASGDTVRPSENGLPQAESQQPAYQPQAPVSPTPAPQPQAPAPLPQAPAPQAPGLGANRAPQPPTGGGAVAPENTVPAPAAPGSY, encoded by the coding sequence ATGAAGCAATCGTCTATTCAAGAAAATCGACGGAGCTACCGCCACCATCAACCGGATGATGATAAGAATAAAGGTAAAGCAAGGAAAATTTTTAAGGGACTGGGCCTGGTTTTAGGAATTATTGTAGTCGTCTTTATTATTCGCTTGGCCTTTAACTTCTTTAATTTTTCTGGGGCCATCTATCAGAATGTTGACCGGGAAAATATGCGTGATAGTCGGATATCGCTCAGGGATGGCGACCCGGTAAATATTTTACTCGAGGGGATCGATAATGGCGCTTTAATGTATGAAAATGTTAAGGATGGGCGTTCAGATGTCATGATGGTGATTACTATCAACCCCAAACAAGGTAAATCAACCATTCTAAGCCTCCCCCGCGACACCCTGGCTCCCCAAGGAAAGACTAATGACTTCAATAAATTGAACCATGCTTATATGAATGGGGGCATGGAGGACTCCATTAATTCCATCCAACGTTTCCTTGATGTCCCTATTGACCATTATGTTGAAGTCAATATGCAAGGTTTCATTGATATTATTGATGGCATGGGCGGTATTGAAATTACGTCACCCATGACTTTTGAACAAGATGGAGTCAGCTTTACTGAAGGTGAAACCCGGACCTTATCTGGTAAGGAAGCCATGATGTATGTACGGATGCGTAAAATGGATCCTGAGGGGGATATTGGCCGTCAAAAACGCCAACAACAATTGGTTCAAGCTGTTATTGACCGACTCTTATCCATGGATACGGTCTTTAATTATGAAGAAATTTTAAATACCCTCGGTGATAATTTGCGGACTGATTTACGGCCCAATGACATGCTGGCCCTCCAACAGAATTATTTACAAGCCCTTAAGAATCCTATCCACTTAGTCTTTGATGACTGGTTAGATTTGAATTTAACTTTTGGTTGGTATTTAGCGATTGAGGAAGAAGATCGCATCCGCATGTCTAATCGGATTCGGGCCTTACTGGAACTGGAACCGACCCAGTCGGCCATTGTTTACCCGGTAAGTTTTAATATTCCGCCAGTCTATTTCCCTGTTTCGGATTTAAATGGTAATGGCATTCTTGAAGACGAAGAAATGGCCATTAAACCGGGCGTTTATGAGAAAGATAAACTCGACCGTTTGATTGAAAAAGAATTTGGAGAAGAAGGGCTAAATTATGAGGCCCAAAATCAACCGCAAGTTGACGATGCTTCAGGGGACACGGTGAGACCAAGCGAAAATGGTTTGCCTCAAGCTGAAAGTCAGCAGCCTGCCTATCAGCCACAAGCACCGGTTAGTCCGACTCCCGCTCCCCAGCCTCAAGCTCCCGCACCTCTCCCTCAAGCTCCGGCTCCCCAAGCTCCAGGTCTAGGAGCCAACCGAGCCCCACAACCGCCAACAGGAGGGGGAGCAGTGGCACCAGAAAACACAGTGCCCGCTCCAGCAGCTCCGGGAAGCTATTAA
- the map gene encoding type I methionyl aminopeptidase codes for MITIKSEREIQAMAEAGRLVASIMEELRDIIEPGISTMDINDFIEKRTRQAGAIPEEIGFEGYPYASCTSTNDEICHAFPDKKTILKAGDICSVDTVLSLDGFFTDTCHTFKIGEVDSEVQHLLDVTKKSLYLGIEQAVAGNRIGDIGHAIQSYAEAEGFGVVRDFVGHGIQPTMHEDPQIPHYGRPGRGQRLREGMTICIEPMITMGGYQAKVDSNGWTARTVDGSWCAQYEHTLVVTADKPKILTMQQAEAGDEDLGIDSLQIDFNRGN; via the coding sequence ATGATTACCATCAAATCTGAACGCGAAATTCAAGCTATGGCAGAAGCTGGCCGTTTAGTGGCAAGCATTATGGAAGAATTACGCGATATTATTGAACCTGGTATTTCTACCATGGATATTAATGATTTCATTGAAAAACGTACTCGTCAAGCAGGAGCTATTCCTGAAGAAATTGGTTTTGAGGGTTATCCTTATGCATCATGTACCTCAACCAATGATGAAATTTGCCACGCCTTCCCGGATAAAAAGACCATTTTAAAAGCTGGCGATATTTGTTCGGTAGATACTGTCCTCTCGCTGGATGGATTCTTTACCGATACTTGCCATACCTTTAAGATTGGCGAGGTCGATTCTGAAGTCCAACACCTCTTGGATGTCACCAAGAAGAGCCTTTACTTGGGAATTGAGCAGGCTGTGGCTGGTAACCGGATTGGGGATATCGGTCATGCTATTCAAAGTTATGCAGAAGCAGAAGGCTTTGGTGTTGTTCGTGACTTTGTCGGTCATGGCATTCAACCCACCATGCACGAAGATCCGCAAATTCCTCATTATGGTCGTCCTGGACGTGGTCAACGCCTTCGTGAAGGCATGACCATCTGTATCGAACCCATGATTACTATGGGTGGCTACCAAGCCAAGGTGGATAGTAACGGTTGGACGGCGCGCACAGTGGATGGTTCCTGGTGTGCCCAATATGAGCATACTCTAGTAGTCACTGCAGATAAACCCAAGATTTTGACCATGCAACAAGCAGAAGCTGGTGACGAAGACTTAGGCATCGACTCCTTGCAAATTGATTTTAATCGAGGAAATTAA
- a CDS encoding GntR family transcriptional regulator, producing MGKQQKLEQIAYLYMKDQIIQGNWPNDHHIVEAAISEKLDMSRSPIRAALAILADEEIVEMRPYRGFFVKTSLEDVDLVAFRLRYFAICYFRLMDRALKHKASAKDLPADLDQNLNNLIAAFESDNYLDCVQWECAIIKSLLNLSQHDFLVEESIKCYASVLERVHNHLQAGDNKAHCAYQARNIIYIQDIIFLAKRNEFDETRTLIELLTLHQYQYFNDQEKAVFDQASPYAMK from the coding sequence ATGGGAAAACAACAAAAGCTTGAGCAAATCGCCTACCTATATATGAAAGACCAAATTATCCAAGGCAATTGGCCAAATGATCATCATATTGTGGAAGCAGCTATTTCAGAAAAATTAGATATGAGCCGTAGCCCAATCCGTGCTGCCCTAGCCATATTAGCAGATGAAGAGATTGTAGAAATGCGGCCCTACCGAGGATTTTTTGTCAAAACCAGTTTAGAGGATGTCGACTTGGTCGCTTTCCGTTTGCGTTATTTTGCAATTTGCTATTTCCGCTTAATGGACCGTGCCTTAAAGCACAAAGCCAGCGCCAAAGACTTGCCAGCTGATCTTGACCAAAACTTAAATAATTTAATCGCTGCCTTTGAAAGTGATAATTATTTAGACTGCGTCCAATGGGAATGCGCGATTATTAAGAGCTTGCTCAATTTATCCCAACATGACTTCTTAGTGGAAGAATCCATTAAATGTTACGCTTCTGTTTTGGAAAGAGTCCATAACCACTTACAAGCTGGTGATAACAAAGCACATTGCGCTTACCAAGCTAGAAATATTATTTACATTCAAGATATTATTTTCCTAGCCAAACGTAATGAATTTGACGAAACACGTACCTTAATTGAGTTATTGACTCTACACCAATATCAATATTTCAATGACCAAGAAAAAGCGGTCTTTGACCAAGCTTCGCCTTACGCCATGAAATAA
- a CDS encoding flavodoxin, which produces MKALIAYASMTGNTEEACDVMAEALEDLGVEVDMDSSLNLFGEDFLDVDICVVGTYTYGSELPDDVVDLYEDLEDLDLTGKVFISLGSGDHDYPDYCQSVDDFYDQFLQTGAQAACPAIKIEIDCNAEDIETIEAGAQAAVNLVKQKPH; this is translated from the coding sequence ATGAAAGCCTTAATTGCTTATGCCAGCATGACTGGTAACACAGAAGAAGCCTGTGACGTTATGGCTGAAGCTTTGGAAGATTTAGGGGTGGAAGTTGATATGGATTCCTCCTTAAACCTATTTGGCGAAGACTTTCTCGATGTGGATATCTGTGTTGTAGGCACCTATACTTACGGCTCAGAATTACCAGATGATGTCGTCGACCTTTATGAAGATTTAGAAGATTTAGATTTAACTGGCAAGGTTTTTATCAGCCTGGGGTCCGGAGACCACGATTACCCGGATTATTGCCAATCCGTCGATGACTTCTATGACCAATTCCTACAAACGGGGGCTCAAGCAGCTTGTCCAGCTATTAAAATTGAAATTGATTGTAATGCTGAAGACATTGAAACCATTGAAGCCGGCGCTCAGGCAGCGGTCAACTTAGTTAAGCAAAAACCACATTAA
- a CDS encoding ABC transporter substrate-binding protein — MQKKIIPLLLLGGSLVLVGGCDQIRFTDPKKPETKTEEKVEPQAQHPREALGLTTTHKLKSLNPNKLQTAYELSAMNMVGEGLFRLEKDGSIRPGVSNGEIERNDRDVIIHLKTEAQWSNNDPVTASDFVYAWQELVNPDHHNFYAYKLLALIDNASTVLSGQVGIDQLHVQALDDHRLKITLKDPDMDDNSLKQALAFPALFPLPKNFIGQINYDLYGQKSVNTLSNGPYNLSAWESGWDTWTYDRNEEYHNWTDYPTEKLSVQYVKNTETAKKSYQQRLTDILISRTPEENWTALKRPFSQNLLYHINQAGKKNILNDQRLRDLLAQNIDQQALVKNVPALQATDSLDPQSGGQRQTKAAEDNEAKIKALLEDYQFEAIELDLITDDNALSQKIAKELQKQWESKIPHLVINIFPLSEKVLMERFQKGDFDLYLSQQQAYDNYSNSEFYLPYTAPNYQKAWGDDLEAFQALMKQSASGKLSDEDRSQADQLIQKHQIASPILKGDYSYLSREEVINQAPYSDKGFLFDFKNMAYEKSSQTIPIKADKKKANK, encoded by the coding sequence ATGCAAAAGAAAATCATTCCCTTACTCCTCCTAGGAGGCTCACTAGTTCTGGTGGGCGGTTGTGATCAAATCCGCTTCACTGACCCTAAAAAGCCGGAAACAAAGACCGAGGAAAAAGTGGAACCGCAAGCCCAACATCCCCGTGAAGCCTTGGGACTTACGACTACTCATAAATTAAAATCCCTAAACCCCAATAAGCTGCAAACGGCTTATGAACTTAGCGCCATGAATATGGTGGGCGAAGGTCTCTTCCGCTTAGAAAAAGATGGTTCTATCCGACCAGGGGTAAGTAACGGAGAGATTGAGCGTAATGATAGGGATGTCATTATTCATTTAAAAACAGAGGCCCAATGGAGTAATAATGATCCCGTAACTGCCAGCGATTTCGTCTATGCCTGGCAAGAATTAGTTAATCCTGACCACCATAATTTTTATGCCTATAAATTGCTAGCCTTAATTGATAATGCCTCCACCGTATTAAGTGGTCAAGTAGGTATCGATCAACTCCATGTTCAGGCTTTAGATGACCACCGGCTAAAAATCACCTTAAAAGATCCGGACATGGATGATAACAGTCTCAAACAAGCCCTAGCCTTTCCAGCCCTCTTCCCCCTACCGAAGAACTTTATTGGTCAAATTAACTATGACCTCTACGGGCAAAAATCAGTCAATACTTTGAGTAATGGCCCCTACAATTTAAGCGCTTGGGAGAGCGGTTGGGATACTTGGACCTATGACCGCAATGAAGAATACCATAATTGGACGGACTATCCCACTGAAAAACTCAGTGTCCAATATGTCAAAAATACTGAAACAGCTAAAAAATCCTACCAACAACGCTTAACGGATATTTTGATTAGTCGCACACCGGAAGAGAATTGGACCGCATTAAAGCGTCCTTTTAGCCAAAATCTCCTCTACCATATTAATCAAGCCGGAAAGAAGAATATTCTTAATGACCAGCGCCTAAGAGATCTCTTGGCACAAAATATCGACCAGCAGGCCTTGGTTAAAAATGTGCCTGCCTTACAAGCGACTGACTCCCTAGATCCTCAAAGCGGGGGCCAGCGACAAACAAAGGCAGCCGAAGATAATGAGGCTAAGATTAAAGCGCTCTTAGAGGATTATCAATTTGAGGCCATTGAACTGGACTTGATTACCGACGACAATGCCCTGTCGCAAAAAATCGCCAAGGAATTACAAAAGCAATGGGAAAGTAAAATCCCTCACCTGGTTATTAATATCTTCCCCTTGTCAGAAAAAGTTTTGATGGAGCGGTTCCAAAAAGGAGATTTTGACCTTTACCTCAGTCAACAACAAGCCTACGATAATTATTCCAATAGTGAGTTCTACCTCCCTTATACGGCTCCAAACTACCAAAAAGCCTGGGGAGATGATCTGGAAGCTTTCCAAGCGTTAATGAAGCAGAGCGCTAGTGGCAAATTATCTGATGAAGACAGAAGTCAAGCTGACCAATTGATCCAAAAACATCAGATCGCAAGCCCTATTCTTAAAGGCGATTACAGCTATCTCTCAAGAGAAGAAGTCATCAACCAAGCGCCTTACTCAGACAAAGGTTTTCTCTTTGACTTTAAAAATATGGCTTATGAGAAGAGCTCCCAAACCATTCCAATCAAAGCGGATAAGAAAAAAGCTAACAAATAA